A window of the Hevea brasiliensis isolate MT/VB/25A 57/8 chromosome 6, ASM3005281v1, whole genome shotgun sequence genome harbors these coding sequences:
- the LOC110671285 gene encoding uncharacterized protein LOC110671285, with the protein MGDFDAHKIRNICILAHVDHGKTTLADHLIAATGGGLLHPKMAGKLRFMDYLDEEQRRAITMKSSSIALHYKDYSINLIDSPGHMDFCSEVSTAARLSDGALILVDAVEGVHIQTHAVLRQSWIEKLTPCLVLNKIDRLIYELKLSPMEAYNRLLRIVHEVNGIMSTYKSEKYLSDVDSLLAGPSGEVDYENLEFIEDDEEDTFQPQKGNVAFVCALDGWGFGISEFAEFYASKLGASSAALQKALWGPKYFNPKTKMIVGKKGVEGGSKARPMFVQFVLEPLWQVYQSALEPDGNKGLLEKVIKSFNLHVPPRELQNKDPKIVLQAVVSRWLPLSDAILSMVVKCIPDPIAAQSFRISRLLPKREVLYDAVDSSIIAEADLVRKSVEICDSSPEAPSVAFVSKMFAVPTKMLPQRGPNGEILNNYSDENGSSESDECFLAFARIFSGVLYSQQRVFVLSALYDPLRGESMQKHVQDAELHSLYLMMGQGLKPVASAKAGDVVAIRGLGQHILKSATLSSTRNCWPFSSMAFQVSPTLRVAIEPSDPADMTALMKGLRLLNRADPFVEVTVSSRGEHVLAAAGEVHLERCIKDLKERFAKVSLEVSPPLVSYKETIEGHTSNALDNLKSLRRGSDYVEKTTLNGRCDVRVQVMRLPPALTKVLDESADILGDIIGGKLGQTNRDVQKQGSSILQDESSVEGIKKHIMDAVESEILSWSETDKDRAEKYKLKWQKFLRRIWALGPGQVGPNILFTSDLKSKSNDLSVLVRGSPHVSERLGLVDNYSDGDTPADTSSEETQALDMEAESLQNSVVSGFQLATAAGPLCDEQMWGVAFVVDVYISPLAEQSDESDINQQSEQYGIFTGQVMTAVKDACRAAVIQNKPRLVEAMYFCELNTPTEYLGSMYAVLNRKRARVLKEEMQEGSPLFTVHAYVPVSESFGFADELRRWTSGAASALLVLSHWEALPEDPFFVPKTEEEIEEFGDGSSVLPNTARKLINTVRRRKGLPVEEKVVQHATKQRTLARKV; encoded by the coding sequence atgggtgATTTTGATGCCCACAAAATCCGAAATATATGCATATTAGCTCATGTTGATCATGGCAAGACAACACTTGCCGACCACCTGATTGCTGCTACTGGTGGTGGTCTGCTTCACCCGAAAATGGCAGGGAAGCTTAGGTTTATGGATTATCTTGATGAGGAACAGAGGCGTGCAATAACAATGAAGAGCTCTTCAATTGCTCTACATTATAAAGATTATTCAATAAACCTCATAGACTCCCCTGGTCATATGGATTTTTGTAGTGAGGTTTCTACTGCAGCCAGATTGAGTGATGGGGCATTGATTTTGGTTGATGCTGTTGAGGGGGTTCATATACAGACGCATGCTGTTTTGCGTCAATCTTGGATTGAGAAGCTCACACCATGTTTAGTGCTTAATAAGATTGATAGGTTGATTTATGAGTTGAAGTTGAGTCCCATGGAAGCATATAACCGGTTGCTGAGGATTGTTCATGAGGTGAATGGGATCATGAGTACATATAAGTCTGAGAAATATCTTTCTGATGTTGACTCATTACTTGCGGGGCCATCTGGTGAAGTGGATTATGAGAATCTTGAGTTTATAGAGGATGATGAAGAGGATACCTTTCAACCACAGAAGGGGAATGTGGCATTTGTGTGTGCATTGGATGGATGGGGTTTTGGTATTAGTGAGTTTGCCGAATTTTATGCTTCAAAGCTTGGAGCTAGTTCAGCTGCATTGCAGAAGGCTTTGTGGGGTCCTAAGTATTTCAATCCCAAGACTAAGATGATTGTGGGGAAGAAGGGAGTGGAAGGAGGAAGTAAGGCTCGGCCTATGTTTGTGCAGTTTGTGCTTGAGCCACTGTGGCAGGTTTACCAGTCAGCCTTAGAGCCTGATGGAAATAAAGGTTTACTTGAGAAAGTCATTAAGTCTTTTAATTTGCATGTGCCACCTCGTGAACTTCAGAATAAGGATCCAAAGATTGTGCTTCAAGCTGTTGTGAGCCGCTGGCTTCCCTTGTCTGATGCAATTTTGTCAATGGTTGTGAAGTGCATACCAGATCCAATTGCTGCCCAGTCTTTTCGAATTTCACGTTTGCTTCCCAAGAGAGAGGTTTTGTATGATGCAGTTGACTCAAGTATTATTGCAGAGGCAGATCTTGTAAGAAAGTCAGTTGAGATTTGTGATTCCAGCCCTGAAGCACCTTCTGTTGCCTTTGTATCCAAAATGTTTGCAGTACCAACAAAGATGCTACCTCAAAGGGGACCAAATGGAGAGATTTTGAATAATTACAGTGATGAAAATGGAAGCAGTGAGTCAGATGAGTGCTTCCTTGCATTTGCAAGAATTTTTAGTGGGGTTCTTTATTCACAACAAAGAGTCTTTGTGCTTTCAGCATTATATGACCCGTTGAGGGGAGAGTCAATGCAGAAGCATGTGCAGGATGCTGAGTTGCACTCATTGTATCTCATGATGGGTCAAGGCTTGAAACCAGTAGCCTCTGCAAAAGCAGGGGATGTTGTGGCAATCCGAGGCCTCGGCCAACATATTTTAAAAAGTGCAACTCTTTCATCCACAAGAAACTGTTGGCCTTTCTCTAGCATGGCATTCCAGGTTTCCCCAACTTTAAGAGTTGCAATTGAGCCATCTGATCCAGCAGATATGACTGCCCTGATGAAGGGTCTGAGGCTTCTGAACCGGGCAGATCCATTTGTTGAAGTAACTGTTTCTTCTAGAGGGGAGCATGTGCTTGCTGCTGCTGGAGAAGTTCACCTAGAAAGGTGCATCAAGGATTTGAAGGAGAGATTTGCAAAGGTGAGCCTGGAAGTCTCTCCACCTCTTGTGTCCTATAAGGAGACCATCGAGGGGCACACTTCCAATGCTTTAGATAATCTGAAATCACTGAGAAGGGGCTCAGATTATGTGGAGAAGACAACACTAAATGGAAGGTGTGATGTTCGTGTGCAAGTCATGAGACTTCCACCTGCACTAACCAAGGTGCTGGATGAAAGTGCCGATATTCTTGGAGATATCATTGGCGGGAAGCTGGGGCAGACAAATAGAGATGTGCAAAAGCAGGGTTCAAGCATTTTACAAGATGAGAGTTCAGTTGAAGGAATCAAAAAACACATAATGGATGCTGTCGAAAGTGAAATATTGTCATGGAGTGAGACTGACAAGGATCGGGCTGAAAAATACAAACTTAAGTGGCAAAAATTTCTTAGGAGGATTTGGGCACTTGGTCCAGGACAGGTTGGCCCTAATATCCTCTTCACTTCAGATTTGAAAAGCAAGAGCAATGATTTATCTGTTCTTGTACGGGGTTCTCCTCATGTATCTGAAAGATTAGGCTTAGTTGATAATTACAGTGATGGTGATACACCTGCCGACACATCCTCTGAAGAAACTCAAGCATTAGACATGGAAGCAGAGAGTCTTCAGAACAGCGTAGTGTCTGGATTCCAACTTGCAACAGCAGCTGGACCTTTATGTGATGAACAAATGTGGGGAGTGGCATTTGTGGTTGATGTTTACATATCTCCGTTAGCTGAGCAGTCTGATGAGTCTGACATTAATCAACAGTCTGAGCAGTATGGCATCTTCACTGGACAGGTTATGACAGCTGTCAAGGATGCATGTAGAGCAGCTGTAATTCAGAATAAACCTCGGCTTGTTGAAGCAATGTATTTTTGCGAGTTGAACACCCCAACTGAATATTTGGGCTCCATGTATGCAGTGCTTAATCGGAAACGGGCTCGGGTCTTGAAGGAGGAGATGCAAGAAGGATCTCCACTTTTCACAGTTCACGCATATGTCCCAGTTTCTGAGAGCTTTGGTTTTGCTGATGAGCTTAGAAGATGGACTTCAGGAGCTGCAAGTGCTCTCCTTGTTCTTAGCCATTGGGAAGCACTTCCCGAGGATCCTTTCTTTGTACCAAAAAcagaagaggaaattgaagagttTGGAGATGGTTCCAGCGTTCTACCTAATACAGCAAGAAAGCTCATCAATACCGTAAGGCGACGGAAGGGCTTGCCTGTGGAGGAGAAAGTAGTCCAGCATGCTACTAAACAGAGGACATTGGCTCGTAAAGTGTAG